TCGTAATTGAACACGTGGCTGATCCGCTCCACGTCGAGGCCGCGCGCGGCCACGTCGGTGGCGACCAGGATGTCGAGCTTGCCGTCCTTCAACTGCTGGATCACCCGCTCGCGCTGCGGCTGGGCGATGTCGCCGTTGATCGCGGCGGCGGCCAGGCCGCGCGCCTGCAGCTTGCCGGCCAGTTCCTCGGTGGCCTGCTTGGTGCGCGCGAAGATGATCATCGCGTCGAACGGCTCGGCCTCGAGGATGCGGGTCAGCGCATCGAGCTTGTGCATGCCGCTGACGAACCAGTAGCGCTGGTGGATGTTCGCCGCGGTGGTGGTGGAGGACTTGATGGTGACCTCGACCGGCTCCTTCAGATGCCGCTGGGCGATCTTGCGGATCACCGTGGGCATGGTCGCGGAGAACAGTGCGACCTGGCGCTGCGGCGGCGTCGCCTGCAGCACCTTCTCGACGTCGTCGATGAAGCCCATGCGTAGCATCTCGTCGGCTTCGTCGAGCACCAGGTATTTCAGTTCCGACAGGTCCAGCGTGCCCTTGTCCAGGTGATCGATGACCCGGCCAGGCGTGCCGACCACGACGTGCACGCCGCGCTTGAGCGAGTGCAGCTGCGGGCCGTAGCTCTGGCCGCCGTAGATCGGCAGCACCTGCAGGCCGCGCATGTGGGTGGCGTATTTCTGGAACGCCTCGGCCACCTGGATGGCCAATTCGCGCGTGGGCGCCAGCACCAGCGCCTGCGGCTTGCCGGGCTTCAGGTCGATGCGCGAGAGGATCGGCAGCGCGAACGCGGCAGTCTTGCCGGTGCCGGTCTGCGCCTGGCCGAGCACGTCGCGCCCTTCCATCAGTGGGGGAATGGTCGCGGCCTGGATCGGCGAGGGCGACTCGTAGCCGACATCGGTCAGTGCGCGCAGGACGTCGGGATGCAGCTCAAGCGCAGCGAAGCCGGCAACAACCGGAGCGGAGTCGGAAGAAGGGGACGACATGGGAGTACCTCGGGGGGCGCGATGAACGTCGCGCGGGTTTTGAGGCCGCATTGTATCACTGTGCCCGGCCGGCTCGCTGTCTTGCCTTGACGGGGAAGAGTTTCGGTCGGTAGAGTCCGCCGCGCTGTCACAGGGAGTGTCACGTGCAAATGGATTATTGCTTCACGTTCTCCGAGCTTTCCGGGGAGCGCTGGCTGGCGACGGATGCCAGGGCCGGTGTGGCCTACAAACTTTCCCGTCACGCCATGCTTCTGCTTGTTTCGCTCCAGGCCAGTGAAACCCGGCGATCGGCGCACGCGCGCTATTGCGTCGAAGCGCGCAGCAGCATGGATTTTCCGGCATTCGAACTGGCGGCAGCGCAAGTCCTGGAACAGTTGCGACGTCAGGCGCGTCCGCCGCGCCGGCAGCTTGCGGCCAGTATGACCGTGGTGCCCCACTGGCTGGTGGACATGCTGGCCGAACCACTGCGGGCACTGGTGAGCCGTCCGGTCTGGATCTTCAACTTCGCGATCGGCGTCGCCCTGTTTGCCGCCCTGTTTGCCTGGCAGGGGATGCCCGCGTTACCCGATACGCCGGGGGCGGTCGGAACCTTTGTCGCCCTGCTCCTGCTGAGTGCGCTGTTTCACGAACTGGGCCATGCCAGCGCGATAAAGCGGTTCGGCCACGTCGTGGGAAATTTCGGCGTTGGCATCTACTGGATATACCCGGTTTTCTATACCGAATTGCTGTGCCTCGATGCCCTGGCTGTCGGGGATCGGTTATGGGTCAATCTTGCCGGCATCCATTTCCAGCTGATGTTCTCGAGCGTGGTGGCGGTTCTTGCGTTGTCGCTGCAGCTGCCTGTACTCGGGTTGTGTTCCGAACTCATCACCCTGTTCACCGTGGTGCAGTTGCTTCCGCTGGGACGATCGGACGGCTACTGGATACTGCTTGATGTCAGCGGAAGCTGGGACGTGAGGCTGGCGAGTTTCTGCAGGATATTCAGTGGGGTCATGACGGTGGTGCTGATCGCCTTCATGGTCAGGGTGTCGATCGCACCCCTGATCGTCGCGATGACTCGCGCCGGAGGGCTGGCTCCCGTGGCAAACATCATCTTCAAACCGTCCAGCCTGCTGGTGCTGGCCCAGACGGTCTTGGCCATCATCGGTTGCCGGTCCCTGCTGGCGCGGTTGCCCTGGTTCAAAAGGCGAAGTCACGCCGCCTGAAGAGCGTGACGTCAAAGCAAAGGAAGTTTTTCAATGGAAAGCAGCAACGAAGTTTTCGAAGTGGAAGCAGCCAGCGGTCGTCTTGAGTTCTTCTGGCACGAGCTGTGGGGCTGGATCACCGGGCACTGCAGCCTCGGCGGACCGGACGGCAGCTATGGTGTCTCGTGCGATCAGGATTTCTGATCGCATTGCCGTAATTGAAGCGCCGGCTGTTGCTCGCCGGCGCTTTGACGAAGTGTTTCGTCGGAGGAATGCCGCAGATGTCGACTTCAAGAAAATATGCCTGCCTGGTGATGCTTGTGCTTTTCGCATTCACCAGCGGACTGCAAGCCAAAGAACGCCACTACGCACAGCTCTACAGTTGGGCGCAGGGTGTCCAGTGGGTCAATGCGCGACCCGATCGGCAGTATGTCGAGGCCTTCATCCAGGTACGCAGCCACGAGCGCAATATCCCGATCGAGAAGGTCCGCCTGGTCATCCATGCTTCCGGCGGCGATCGCATGGTGGCGTTGCCGGCCTCCGGCGTACTGACGTTGCCCATCGACGGTGACCTGATCACCGGAGATCCGGTGGTCGAGTTCAGCAGCCGCGTGGGGGTCACCGTCGTCATCCGTGCGTCCGCGCCGCCGCGCCAGGATTTCGACTACGGATTGATCGGTGCCATGGTCAGGGAATACACGGAAACGGTCTCCCGACAGAATTTTCTGCCGGATCAGTTCCAGTCCGTCCACGTGCGTGGGCTGGCCTTGCGCGGCGATGGCATCGCTGTTCATTCGTCCTGCGGGGTGGTTGCCAGGAAGCGTGGCGACGCCCTGGTCATCGACTACGACTCGCAGTTGCCGGCAGATTGCAAGGTTGAGCTTTCGCGAATGCCTGACTCGATGGAGTTGATGTTCAAGTGGTTCTAGTGCCGTCGCTGGTCGGGCGTGATCCTTGGCGCCAGGAAATTTGCAAGGAATCGAGCACATGAAGAAGCGGGTTTTTGCACTGGTCTGCGTCGCTGCGATGGTGGCGGGTACGGCCTCCCTCGGCGTCGCGCATGATCGGCAGGAAGCTTCCCTGCCGGCCAGTTCAACGGCGGTCTTGCCGGACCAGGCGAAAGGCGTCGAGACCGGAACGACAGGCGAATCATCGCCCCGGAATTTTCAGCGCGCGAATCGGTTGGCGGACACGCTCTCGGGAGGTTTCGGCAGCGCGGCAGGCAAGCCGACGGTGCGGCGCCGGCAGGTGCCGGTCAGTCCGTATCGGCAACCCCCACCCGTGCAGACCGGCCCGGTGTTCCGGGGAGGCGGCATTCGGTAAGTCGGCCGCCACCAGCTGGCACGCATGCGGGCGTCCGCCATGCATGGTTATGATCACGGCCAATTGGTTGGCGAGTAGTTGAGCATGAGCGGGATCGAAACCCTTTCCGAGCAGATCTGTTTCGACGGTGTGCAGGGCGTCTATCGCCACGAATCGGAGGCCTGCGCCGGCCCCATGCGGTTTGCGCTGTACCAGCCACCGCAGGCAGCGACGGGCCCTTGCCCGGTCCTGTATTTCCTCGCCGGGCTCACCTGCACCGAGGAAACCGCCACCGTCAAGGCCGGTGCGCAGCGCCTGGCGGCGCAATTCGGCATGGTACTGGTGATGCCCGACACCAGCCCGCGCGAAACCGGCATCGCCGGCGCTACCGGCGACTGGGAATTTGGTGAGGGTGCGGGCTTCTACGTCGATGCCACGCAGCCGCCGTATGCCGCGCGTTTCAACATGCATCGCTACGTGGTCGACGAGTTGCCGGCATTGATCGCCGGACAGTTCCCCGTCGACATCTCGCGCAGCAGCATCTGCGGACACTCGATGGGAGGACACGGCGCGCTGACCATCGCCTTGCGTCATCCCGGCCGCTACCGCTCGGTGTCGGCTTTTGCGCCGATCGTGGCGCCCAGCCAGGTGCCGTGGGGGCAGAAGGCGTTGCCGCGCTACCTCGGCAACGATCCGGCGGCGTGGGCCGATTACGATGCCTGCGAACTGGTGCGCCGGCGGACCTTCGAGGGCACCATCCTGATCGACCAGGGCGAAGCCGACGCCTTTCTGGAGCGCCAGCTGAAACCGGAGCTGTTCGATCAGGCTTGCGCGGAGGCGGGTCAGTCGCTGCTGCTGCGGCGGCATCGGGGTTATGACCACAGCTACTGGTTCATCAGCAGCTTCATCGACGACCATCTGCGCCATCACGCCAGGGCTTTGGGCCTGGTCTGAATATCGATGGGCAGAAACGAAGATGGCGGCCCGGGGGCCGCCATCTCGTATCGGCGTTCGAAAATTCAGGCCTTGGCGGCCGGACGCGAGTTCGAACGGCGGCGCTGGTTGCCTGCAGCATGGTCACCGCGGCTACCCTGCGGCGCGTAGCCATTCGGTCGCGCCGCACCGGCGGGCTTGCCCTGACGCGGCGCGCGCTGCTGCTGACGCTGACCACCGCCACCCTGCTTGGGACGTGGCGCGCCGGCGTCCAGGCGCAGCGGTGCGGAGGGCTCGTAACCGGTCACTGCGGTGATTGCGATGTCCTGCTTGAGCAACTTGCGGATGTCGAACAGCAGGCCGGACTCGTCATGGCTGACCAGCGACAGCGCCAGGCCTTCCATGCCGGCGCGCCCGGTGCGGCCGATGCGATGCACGTAATCCTCGGCCACCGACGGCAGGTCGAAGTTGATCACGATCGGCAACTGCTCGATGTCGATGCCGCGGGCGGCGATGTCGGTGGCGACCATCACCGTGACGCGGCCGCTCTTGAAGTCGCTGAGCGCACGGGTGCGGGCGTTCTGGCTCTTGTTGCCGTGGATCGCGGCGCTGCGCAGGCCGGAGGCGTTGAGGAAGGTCACCAGCTTGTCGGCGCCGTGCTTGGTGCGGCTGAACACCAGGGTCTGCCGACGGCTGTCCTGCGACAGCACGTGCAGCAGCAGGTCGCGCTTGCGCGAGGCGTCGACCGGATGCACCTGGTGGCTGACCAGGGTGGTGACGGTGTTCGGCGCGGAGACCGAGATCTCCTTCGGGTTGTGCATGAACTCCATCGCCAGCGTCTTGATCGCCGGCGCGAAGGTGGCCGAGAACAACAGGGTCTGGCGGCGCTTCGGCACCGACTGCAGGATGCGCTTCAAGGCCGGCAGGAAGCCCATGTCGAGCATGCGGTCGGCTTCGTCGAGGATCAGCGTTTCCACCGCGGACAGATCCAGCGTGCGCTGCTGCATGTGGTCGATCAGGCGGCCGGGGGTGGCGATGACGATGTCGACGCCGCGGCGCAGCGCGTTGATCTGCGGGCCCATGCCGACGCCGCCGAAGATGGTGGTGGCGCTGATCTGGATGAACTTGCTGTAGTCACGGATGTTCTCGTGAATCTGCGCGGCCAGCTCGCGGGTCGGGGTGAGGATCAGCGCACGCGGGCGCCGGGTCATGGTCTGGCCGCTGGTGGACAGCTTCTGCAGCAGGGGCAGCGCGAACGCCGCGGTCTTGCCGGTGCCGGTCTGGGCGGCAGCAAGCAGGTCGTGACCTTCCAGCACGGACGGGATCGCCGCGGCCTGGATCGGGGTGGGCTGGGTGTAGCCGTAATCGGCAAGCGCACGCAACAACGCGGGCGCAAGGCCCAGCGAATCGAAAGACATGTAACACTCCTGAGCAACCCGGAGTGTTCATACCGTGTTGCAGACTAAGGGGAAGGGGCGACGGTGTGTCGCAACGTTCGTGGGGGCGAACGCGGAGCGGAGTATAGCCGATCCGACGAGGCCGTGCGCGCGGACCGTTCGTGAAACTGAACGGCCAGCCGATCAGGCCTGCGGTCGGCGCGCCACGATCAGGTAGCTGTTGAACGGCGTGCGCCCGCGCAAGGGCTCGATGCGCACGTCCAGCCCGACGTCCTCCAGCGGCGCCCGCAGCTCGCTGGCGCTGGGATAGTGCTGCGGACCGCCGGGAATCCAGCCCGATGCATGCAGGAAGAACTCCTCGATGCGGGTGGCGTGAAACCGCCAGTTCCGTTCGCGCAGCACGTTGCGGATGATCAGTCGACCGGCCGGGGCAAGGTGGCGCGCGGCGGAACGCAGCAGGTCGGGCTGGCGGGAGGCGGGCAGGTAGTGCAGCACGTCCAGCACGGTGACGTCACCCTGCACCGACGGCAGCTCGGCCGCGTCGGCGTGTTGCAGTTCCATCAGGTCTTCGAGTCCGCCGCGCTGGGCGGCGAGCCGGCCGGAGGCGATCTTGCGCGGATCGTGGTCCAGCCCGAAGTAGCGCCGCTTCCGGCCCTGGGTGTTCAGATACTGTCCGAGCAGGCCGATGCCGCAACCGATGTCCAGCAGGGGCAGCGAACTTTCGTCCAGCAGCGCCGCGGTGGCGGCGTAGACCGGGTCGCCGGCCAGCTTGCCGCGGACATAGCCGCGCTGGATGACGTTGTCATAACGGCTTGCGATGCGCTGGCGGCTGCGATGATCCATCCGGGTCCCGCGTCTGGAGAGGTCTCTGCAGCCTAAGGCATCCGCGGCATGCAGGCCATGCGGGCATGTCCCGCCCGTTTGTGCGGCGTCGGGCATACGATAGCGATCAGTCTTTGGGCCACTCAAGGAAAGGTCGCGATGTCACTGCTTGCACCCCTGCGTGAACTCGATTCCACCCAGCGCCATACCGTGCTGGCAAGTTTCCTCGGCTGGACGCTGGATGCCTTCGACTACTTCCTGCTGACCTTCGTGATCGTCACGGTGGCGAAGGAGTTCGAGGTGGCCACGACGCAGGTGATCTATGCGCTGTTCCTGACCCTGGCCGCGCGCCCGCTGGGCGCCCTGCTGTTCGGGCGACTGGCCGATCGCTTCGGGCGACGCCCGATCCTGATGCTGGACGTGGTGCTGTTCTCGGTGTTCGAACTGGCCACCGCGTTCGCGACCTCGCTCACCATGTTGCTGGTGCTGCGCTTCCTGTTCGGGGTCGCGATGGGCGGCGAATGGGGCATCGGCGCGTCGCTGGCGATGGAGTCGATCCCGGCGAAGGCGCGCGGAGCCGTGTCCGGCCTGCTGCAGAGCGGTTACCCGTGCGGGTTCTTCCTGGCGGCCCTGGCGAACTGGCTGCTGGTGGATCACATCGGCTGGCGCGGGCTGTTCGTGGTCGGCGCGATTCCGGCCTTGCTGGTGCTGTACATCCGGCGCAAGGTGCCGGAATCGACGGTATGGCAGGCCGGCCAGAGCACCGGTCGTCGCCCCGGCCTGCTCGAATCCATGAAGGGGCACTGGAAGCTGGCGATCTATCTGATGCTGCTGATGATGGCGTTCAACATGTTCAGCCACGGCTCGCAGGACCTCTATCACACCTTCGAGGAATCCAGCCTCCATCTGCCGACCGGTTCGACCGCGGCCTTCGTGCTGGTGGCCCTGCTCAACCTCGGCGCCCTGGTCGGCGGACTCTACTTCGGTGCGCTTTCGGAGCGGATCGGTCGGCGCAAGGCGATGATGATCGCGGCCCTGCTGGCGATCCCGG
This is a stretch of genomic DNA from Rhodanobacter sp. FDAARGOS 1247. It encodes these proteins:
- a CDS encoding DEAD/DEAH box helicase; translated protein: MSSPSSDSAPVVAGFAALELHPDVLRALTDVGYESPSPIQAATIPPLMEGRDVLGQAQTGTGKTAAFALPILSRIDLKPGKPQALVLAPTRELAIQVAEAFQKYATHMRGLQVLPIYGGQSYGPQLHSLKRGVHVVVGTPGRVIDHLDKGTLDLSELKYLVLDEADEMLRMGFIDDVEKVLQATPPQRQVALFSATMPTVIRKIAQRHLKEPVEVTIKSSTTTAANIHQRYWFVSGMHKLDALTRILEAEPFDAMIIFARTKQATEELAGKLQARGLAAAAINGDIAQPQRERVIQQLKDGKLDILVATDVAARGLDVERISHVFNYDIPYDTESYVHRIGRTGRAGRSGEAILFVSPRERGMLGAIERATRQPIEQMQLPSVEVVNDVRIGKFKQRITDMLAQDDLGEFQKLIEQYEQEHNVPAIEIAAALARIAQGDQPLLLSPPPKREKYEPASRERVERAAPRERSSDRRPPHAREAGAASHPSSHDSRPAEHRPREHGAHDRAPPREFGQRPVRAHATEEGKRTYRIEVGHEHGVKPGNIVGAIANEAGLESQYIGRLSIRDHYSLIDLPDGMPKEVFEHLKKVWVVQQQLRIHEWDGTDTGTSAPPSHKPGGSRKPGGFKPRPAGGKPPKRK
- the fghA gene encoding S-formylglutathione hydrolase, whose amino-acid sequence is MSGIETLSEQICFDGVQGVYRHESEACAGPMRFALYQPPQAATGPCPVLYFLAGLTCTEETATVKAGAQRLAAQFGMVLVMPDTSPRETGIAGATGDWEFGEGAGFYVDATQPPYAARFNMHRYVVDELPALIAGQFPVDISRSSICGHSMGGHGALTIALRHPGRYRSVSAFAPIVAPSQVPWGQKALPRYLGNDPAAWADYDACELVRRRTFEGTILIDQGEADAFLERQLKPELFDQACAEAGQSLLLRRHRGYDHSYWFISSFIDDHLRHHARALGLV
- a CDS encoding DEAD/DEAH box helicase; its protein translation is MSFDSLGLAPALLRALADYGYTQPTPIQAAAIPSVLEGHDLLAAAQTGTGKTAAFALPLLQKLSTSGQTMTRRPRALILTPTRELAAQIHENIRDYSKFIQISATTIFGGVGMGPQINALRRGVDIVIATPGRLIDHMQQRTLDLSAVETLILDEADRMLDMGFLPALKRILQSVPKRRQTLLFSATFAPAIKTLAMEFMHNPKEISVSAPNTVTTLVSHQVHPVDASRKRDLLLHVLSQDSRRQTLVFSRTKHGADKLVTFLNASGLRSAAIHGNKSQNARTRALSDFKSGRVTVMVATDIAARGIDIEQLPIVINFDLPSVAEDYVHRIGRTGRAGMEGLALSLVSHDESGLLFDIRKLLKQDIAITAVTGYEPSAPLRLDAGAPRPKQGGGGQRQQQRAPRQGKPAGAARPNGYAPQGSRGDHAAGNQRRRSNSRPAAKA
- a CDS encoding class I SAM-dependent methyltransferase translates to MDHRSRQRIASRYDNVIQRGYVRGKLAGDPVYAATAALLDESSLPLLDIGCGIGLLGQYLNTQGRKRRYFGLDHDPRKIASGRLAAQRGGLEDLMELQHADAAELPSVQGDVTVLDVLHYLPASRQPDLLRSAARHLAPAGRLIIRNVLRERNWRFHATRIEEFFLHASGWIPGGPQHYPSASELRAPLEDVGLDVRIEPLRGRTPFNSYLIVARRPQA
- a CDS encoding MFS transporter, which translates into the protein MSLLAPLRELDSTQRHTVLASFLGWTLDAFDYFLLTFVIVTVAKEFEVATTQVIYALFLTLAARPLGALLFGRLADRFGRRPILMLDVVLFSVFELATAFATSLTMLLVLRFLFGVAMGGEWGIGASLAMESIPAKARGAVSGLLQSGYPCGFFLAALANWLLVDHIGWRGLFVVGAIPALLVLYIRRKVPESTVWQAGQSTGRRPGLLESMKGHWKLAIYLMLLMMAFNMFSHGSQDLYHTFEESSLHLPTGSTAAFVLVALLNLGALVGGLYFGALSERIGRRKAMMIAALLAIPVIPLWMHGGSLILLGLGAFLIQVMVQGAWGVVPSHLNELSPALVRGTLPGFAYQMGNLLAAVTATAQNWLAQRHGGDFAFAMSWWMVGVALLLALLLWLGPEARGVGLAAEP